The Atribacter laminatus genome contains the following window.
CTGTTCTCAGTATGCACGTGACGCTATTCGGAAATATGGAATTTTAAAAGGCGGGATAATGGCGCTATGGAGAATATTACGGTGTCATCCTTATTCCCGTGGTGGTTATGACCCAGTTCGATAAAAATAGGTGATAAAACTATGTGGACTCAAATTTGGAATGGATTAGCAGCTGCTATGGAATGGATCCTTCGGTTATTTTATGGATGGACCCATAATTATGGAATTTCAATAATTCTTTTAACTGCTGTTATTCGTATAGCTCTTTATCCAGTGATTCATAAACAAAACTTGTCAACAAAGGCCATGCAGGAGTTACAACCAGAAATAAAGAAACTGCAGGAGAAACATAAGAGTGATCCTCAAAAACTCAATCAAGAAATTATGAGCCTTTATAAAGAAAAAGGAGTTAGCCCCTTGGGAGGATGCCTTCCTTTATTGATTCAGCTCCCATTTCTGTTCGTTCTTTATAGAGTCTTAGTGAATTATGATTATGGTCAAGCAGGATTTCTCTGGTTGCCCAGCCTTTCGGCTGCTGATCCCTATTTTATTTTACCGTTATCAATGGGATTTACGACCTTTTTGCAACAGAGAATGACTGTGCCAGCTGCCGGGGCTGAAGGTTCACAGCAAAATATGATCATGATGATCGTTATGCCAATTTTTTTGGTATTTATTAGCTGGAGCCTTCCTTCAGGAGTGCTCCTGTATTGGTTTGTTTCAAATTTATTCTATATTTTCCAGCAATATATAGTAAATATAAAAACCCAAAAACCAACAGTCTCAACAACCTCAGATCCCATAATTGAAGCCAACCCAAAAGAAACCCTTGCCGTTGTAGAAGAAGAGGAAAAGAAGGTTGCTTCACGAGTTTCTTCTCCAAAGACAAAGAAAAAAGGGGGTAAGAAACATGCGAAGAAGCGTTGAAGTTTCTGGGAAGACTGTTGAAGAAATACTCGAAAGAGCTTCGCGATATTTTGATGTGCCAAAAGAAAACCTTTCTTATGAAGTACTGTCTGAAAGCCGGGGATTTCTCGGATTACTGGTCCCTCGGACGGTAAGAGTTCGAGTATGGGTTGAAAGTAGCGATAAACAAGCTGAAAAATCAGAACCAATTGGAGAAATTAAAAAAGAACAAGGAACAGAATTAGAAAGTAAGAATTCTGACCAAAAGTCAGAAATTTCGGATGATGAGGATTTTCAAGACTTGGAAAAAGCACGAGAAGAAATCCGAAAATTTTTTGAAAATCTTATCGAAAAAATGAACATTAATATTGAATACCATGTTCGAGAAAATGGAAGAAAAGTATTCCTTGACATTGATGGTGTAGACGCTGGGTTACTTATTGGAAAACACGGAGAAACCTTAGAAGCCTTAGAATCATTCTTAAAGATTCTTCTGGTAAAAAATGGATATGCGCATATAGGTTTAGATGTTGATGTATCAGGTTATAAAAAGCGTCGGGAAGAAACCCTCACTAAATTAGCATGTAAAATGGCTACAAAAGTGATACAAGGTCGGCGCCGGTTCAAATTTGAACCAATGAATGCAAGAGAAAGAAGAATTATTCATACTACACTGAAAGATCACCCGAGAATTATAACCTATAGCATTGGTGAAGAACCAGAAAGAAGAGTTGTAGTCGACTTAAAAAATGAAAAACGAAAAGAATCAAACCCAAGAAAACATCCAACGACAAGAAAGAATCCAAAAAGTAAGTAAAACAATCGTTGCAGCCTCTACTCCACTGGGAGTGGGCGCCGTTGGTATTGTAAAACTCAGTGGAAATGATTCAATTGAAATAGCATCAAAAGTATGTCGTTTAAGATCAGGAAAGGAAATAAAAAAGCTTCCTAGTTTTAAATTAGCACTCTGTGATGTGATTGATAATAACAATAAGGCTCTTGATGAGGGTTTAGTTGTCCTCATGCGAGAGCCTTTTTCTTATACTCGAGAAAATGTTGTAGAAATTCAAGTTCATAGTAGCCCTTTAATAATACAAAAAATAATTCAAATTTGCATTAATAAGGGTGCCCGATTGGCAGAACCCGGAGAATTCACTAAAAGAGCTTTTTTAAATGGAAGAATATCTCTCAATCAAGCGGAATCAGTAGCTGAGATAGTTAAAGTGCAATCAGAAAAGGCTCTATATAGCTTATATAAAAATTTACGAGGGATGTTTGGAGAAAAAATTTCCGAATGGCAGAAAGGCTTAGCTTTCATTCAAGCAAAAATTCAAGTGGAGTGTGACTTTTCTGATCGGATTGGGACCACAGATTTGCAAGCTACCTTTGCCAAAGAGATAAATACCATTAGGCAAAATATAAGAAAACAATATGACAGAAGTAAAAAATTTCAAAATTTGCAAAATGGTCTTTTAGTTGTAATTTGTGGGAAACCAAATGTTGGGAAATCGAGCTTGTTAAATGCGATTATTGGAAAGGAAAGATCGATCGTCACACCGATTCCTGGAACTACCCGTGATGCTATTGAAGAATTATTTCTCATTGAAGGTTTCCCCTTTCGCTTTGTTGACACAGCTGGCATAAGAGAAAGTCAGAGCTATATTGAGAAAATTGGAATTGATAAAACCAAAAAATATTTAGAAGAAGCGCACTTAGTCATTGTAATCTTTGATCAAAGCCAAGAAATAAATAAAGAAGATTATACATTAGTTGATTTGGTTAGAAAAAAGCCCCATATAATAGTATTAAATAAGAGTGACCTACCTTC
Protein-coding sequences here:
- the yidD gene encoding membrane protein insertion efficiency factor YidD, which translates into the protein MKIRDFLVNAIDRILNFYQIYISPSLPSSCRFEPTCSQYARDAIRKYGILKGGIMALWRILRCHPYSRGGYDPVR
- a CDS encoding YidC/Oxa1 family membrane protein insertase, whose protein sequence is MWTQIWNGLAAAMEWILRLFYGWTHNYGISIILLTAVIRIALYPVIHKQNLSTKAMQELQPEIKKLQEKHKSDPQKLNQEIMSLYKEKGVSPLGGCLPLLIQLPFLFVLYRVLVNYDYGQAGFLWLPSLSAADPYFILPLSMGFTTFLQQRMTVPAAGAEGSQQNMIMMIVMPIFLVFISWSLPSGVLLYWFVSNLFYIFQQYIVNIKTQKPTVSTTSDPIIEANPKETLAVVEEEEKKVASRVSSPKTKKKGGKKHAKKR
- the jag gene encoding RNA-binding cell elongation regulator Jag/EloR, with the translated sequence MRRSVEVSGKTVEEILERASRYFDVPKENLSYEVLSESRGFLGLLVPRTVRVRVWVESSDKQAEKSEPIGEIKKEQGTELESKNSDQKSEISDDEDFQDLEKAREEIRKFFENLIEKMNINIEYHVRENGRKVFLDIDGVDAGLLIGKHGETLEALESFLKILLVKNGYAHIGLDVDVSGYKKRREETLTKLACKMATKVIQGRRRFKFEPMNARERRIIHTTLKDHPRIITYSIGEEPERRVVVDLKNEKRKESNPRKHPTTRKNPKSK
- the mnmE gene encoding tRNA uridine-5-carboxymethylaminomethyl(34) synthesis GTPase MnmE codes for the protein MKNEKNQTQENIQRQERIQKVSKTIVAASTPLGVGAVGIVKLSGNDSIEIASKVCRLRSGKEIKKLPSFKLALCDVIDNNNKALDEGLVVLMREPFSYTRENVVEIQVHSSPLIIQKIIQICINKGARLAEPGEFTKRAFLNGRISLNQAESVAEIVKVQSEKALYSLYKNLRGMFGEKISEWQKGLAFIQAKIQVECDFSDRIGTTDLQATFAKEINTIRQNIRKQYDRSKKFQNLQNGLLVVICGKPNVGKSSLLNAIIGKERSIVTPIPGTTRDAIEELFLIEGFPFRFVDTAGIRESQSYIEKIGIDKTKKYLEEAHLVIVIFDQSQEINKEDYTLVDLVRKKPHIIVLNKSDLPSKIEIKDVNELYPQEKIIKISALSGKGIDRLLDQIVEKVQLIKDNYDEDYLAFNFRQQNELFKASTFLEQAQKSLEEGFPIDVVSIDIDEALRCLKRINGEDIDEKVVDSIFNNFCVGK